A part of Planococcus sp. MB-3u-03 genomic DNA contains:
- a CDS encoding ABC transporter substrate-binding protein gives MSKRYLLFTLWFALAMGLAACSDDNADGGEASGSGDNAFIFARGADSVSLDPAEVTDSESENVAQSLLETLVTFEEGETTVAPLLAVEWQESEDGLTYTFDLRQDVKFHDGTDFDADAVVANFQRWMTGEADQFPMYGSVFGGYEGDEAHIVDSVEAQNDHSVQITLNQVKPTFLKDLALTPFSISSPTAIEEQGEEYSTNPVGTGPFVFEEWLRNDRVVMNKNEDYWLEGYPKLDSVIIRAIPDNSARLNALLSGEVDMIDGVDPDSVEQIESTEGLRVLSRPPLNIGYLGLTVTREPFDDKLVRQAFNHAIDKEAMVDGLFAGQAEPAKNPIPPSVEGYNDSIEAYDYDPEKAKELLAEAGYPDGFEMELWAMPVPRPYMPDANKVAEFLQSNLAEIGVTANIVSYEWATYLDRAKKGEADAFILGWTGTNGDADDFIYSLWHEDNIGDLNSTQYANEELNQVLEEARTITDQERRNELYREAQEIMYEDPPIVPLVHPTPLMAAKSTITGFDPHPTGRLITTKIEFE, from the coding sequence ATGAGTAAAAGGTATTTACTGTTCACATTATGGTTTGCATTGGCGATGGGTCTAGCGGCGTGTTCGGATGATAACGCAGACGGTGGTGAAGCTTCAGGATCGGGAGATAATGCGTTTATATTTGCGCGCGGGGCGGATTCGGTGTCGCTGGATCCTGCAGAAGTCACGGATAGTGAATCAGAAAATGTTGCGCAAAGCCTATTGGAGACGCTTGTAACTTTTGAAGAAGGAGAAACAACAGTGGCGCCTTTGCTGGCTGTGGAATGGCAAGAATCGGAAGATGGATTGACGTATACATTCGATTTGCGGCAGGACGTTAAATTCCATGACGGTACGGATTTCGATGCAGATGCCGTGGTCGCCAATTTTCAGCGCTGGATGACGGGTGAAGCGGATCAATTCCCGATGTACGGTTCTGTATTCGGCGGATATGAAGGAGACGAAGCACATATCGTCGATTCGGTGGAGGCGCAGAATGACCATAGCGTCCAAATCACCTTGAACCAAGTCAAGCCAACTTTCCTGAAAGATCTCGCATTGACACCGTTCTCCATCTCGAGTCCGACGGCCATTGAAGAACAAGGGGAAGAATACAGCACCAATCCGGTGGGAACCGGTCCATTCGTTTTTGAAGAATGGCTGCGCAATGACCGTGTGGTGATGAATAAAAACGAAGATTACTGGCTAGAAGGTTACCCGAAGCTGGATTCAGTCATTATCCGAGCGATTCCAGATAACTCCGCCCGCCTGAATGCACTGTTGAGCGGCGAAGTGGACATGATCGACGGCGTCGATCCCGATAGTGTCGAACAAATCGAAAGTACTGAAGGGTTGCGGGTGTTGTCGAGGCCACCACTAAATATCGGTTATTTGGGGCTGACGGTAACGCGAGAACCGTTCGACGACAAATTGGTTCGCCAGGCATTCAACCACGCTATCGATAAAGAAGCGATGGTCGACGGTTTGTTTGCAGGTCAGGCGGAACCGGCCAAAAACCCTATTCCACCAAGTGTCGAAGGCTATAACGACAGCATCGAAGCATATGACTACGATCCGGAGAAAGCGAAAGAATTACTAGCTGAAGCCGGATATCCCGATGGCTTTGAAATGGAGCTTTGGGCGATGCCCGTTCCGCGTCCATATATGCCGGACGCCAATAAAGTCGCTGAATTTTTACAGTCCAATTTGGCGGAGATCGGCGTGACGGCCAACATCGTTTCCTATGAATGGGCCACTTACCTCGATCGGGCGAAAAAGGGGGAAGCGGATGCCTTTATCCTTGGATGGACCGGGACAAATGGGGATGCGGATGATTTCATCTATTCCTTATGGCATGAAGACAATATCGGCGATTTGAATTCGACGCAATACGCCAATGAGGAATTGAACCAGGTGCTGGAGGAAGCGCGCACCATTACGGATCAAGAACGGCGCAATGAACTATACCGGGAAGCACAGGAGATCATGTACGAAGACCCGCCAATCGTTCCGTTGGTTCACCCAACCCCTTTAATGGCGGCAAAATCGACGATCACCGGATTTGATCCGCATCCGACTGGCAGATTGATCACTACAAAAATTGAATTTGAATAA
- a CDS encoding M20 family metallopeptidase, whose translation MLENAFEQLDSVYSEMVEIRRDLHMHPELSFKEERTPAFIAGYLKELGLEVKTKVGGNGVVGLLRGGKPGKTIALRADFDALPVEDEKDVAYKSKVPGVMHACGHDIHTAALLGTAKVLSSIKNQIPGNVVFLHQHAEELAPGGAKAMVEDGCLDGVDEVYGAHVEVNYPVGQVAVNDGYVQAASDAFDITINGKGGHAAEPHWCIDPLVIGSHLVVDLQHIVSRRINPLQPALLTVGAFNSGDAHNVIPDKAYLKGTVRTYDKEVRVQMENELRLIVQKTAEKYGAEIDVEYSKGFISLYNHPNETQFIKGLAQDIVGEENVVRKPADMGGEDFAYYVDAIPGSFFWVGGGNPAINAVYPHHHPKFDVDEKSMLLTGKIFIAAVFNSQ comes from the coding sequence TTGTTGGAAAACGCATTTGAGCAATTGGACAGTGTATATTCGGAAATGGTGGAGATTCGCAGGGACTTGCACATGCATCCTGAGCTTTCATTTAAAGAAGAACGGACGCCCGCTTTTATTGCTGGTTACTTAAAAGAACTGGGACTGGAAGTAAAGACAAAAGTCGGTGGAAATGGCGTAGTCGGTCTGTTGCGAGGTGGCAAGCCCGGCAAGACCATCGCTTTACGCGCCGATTTTGATGCGCTGCCGGTTGAAGATGAAAAAGACGTGGCCTATAAATCGAAAGTTCCGGGCGTCATGCATGCCTGTGGCCACGATATCCATACAGCCGCTTTGCTCGGGACGGCGAAAGTGTTAAGTTCCATCAAAAATCAAATTCCCGGAAATGTTGTGTTTCTACATCAGCACGCCGAAGAATTGGCGCCCGGTGGAGCAAAAGCCATGGTGGAAGATGGCTGTCTGGACGGGGTGGATGAAGTATACGGAGCTCATGTAGAAGTCAACTACCCGGTCGGCCAGGTAGCCGTGAATGATGGCTATGTACAGGCGGCTTCGGATGCTTTTGATATTACCATCAACGGCAAAGGGGGACATGCGGCAGAACCACATTGGTGCATCGATCCGCTTGTGATCGGCAGCCACTTGGTCGTCGATTTGCAGCATATTGTTAGCCGGCGCATCAACCCTCTTCAACCTGCACTTTTGACGGTTGGCGCTTTCAACAGCGGAGATGCCCATAACGTCATTCCGGATAAAGCGTATTTGAAAGGCACCGTCCGCACATACGACAAAGAGGTCCGGGTACAAATGGAAAACGAACTAAGACTGATTGTGCAAAAGACGGCGGAAAAATATGGGGCTGAAATCGACGTCGAGTATTCGAAAGGGTTTATTTCACTCTATAACCATCCCAATGAAACGCAATTCATCAAAGGGTTGGCGCAGGATATAGTCGGTGAAGAGAATGTTGTCCGTAAACCGGCCGACATGGGCGGGGAAGATTTTGCTTATTATGTGGATGCCATACCAGGGTCCTTTTTCTGGGTAGGTGGAGGAAATCCGGCAATCAACGCCGTCTATCCGCATCATCACCCGAAATTCGATGTCGACGAAAAGTCGATGCTGCTTACCGGGAAAATCTTTATCGCTGCCGTTTTCAATAGCCAGTAG
- a CDS encoding GbsR/MarR family transcriptional regulator, with translation MNDKFLEARERIIDQNSDSQTLLGMPSTVKRLMSVMYYYEKPMTLEDMMELLGMSKASMSNAVRELDEIGLVEKVWRKGERKDLYKVEEDNYESFFKFFSYHWRKVINPKTVSMKKSIDELNLLLSSEGMDEETTALIHKDLEKLHDGLAYYDWLIRLIGTFESHEIFDLVPKVPTEQKMEK, from the coding sequence ATGAACGATAAATTCCTGGAAGCGAGAGAACGGATCATCGACCAGAACTCGGATAGCCAAACATTGCTCGGCATGCCGTCGACGGTGAAGAGGCTGATGTCGGTGATGTATTATTACGAAAAACCGATGACCTTGGAAGATATGATGGAGCTGCTCGGCATGAGCAAGGCAAGCATGAGCAACGCCGTGAGGGAGCTTGACGAAATCGGCCTTGTCGAAAAGGTTTGGCGAAAAGGCGAACGGAAAGACTTGTATAAAGTGGAAGAAGACAATTACGAAAGTTTTTTCAAGTTCTTTTCCTATCATTGGCGTAAAGTCATCAATCCCAAAACGGTTTCCATGAAAAAGTCCATCGACGAACTGAACCTGTTGCTTAGCAGTGAGGGCATGGATGAAGAGACAACAGCACTGATCCACAAAGACCTGGAAAAGTTGCATGATGGCTTGGCCTATTATGACTGGCTGATCCGACTCATCGGCACGTTTGAATCGCATGAAATTTTTGATCTGGTTCCGAAAGTACCTACAGAGCAGAAAATGGAAAAATAA
- a CDS encoding IS3 family transposase produces MPHRIVFGHFKDEVEFKQATSLAEVKGLVDEYMAHYNETRKQWNLKKMTPAQYRSHLIAA; encoded by the coding sequence ATGCCCCATCGAATCGTTTTTGGGCACTTTAAAGATGAAGTCGAGTTTAAACAAGCGACCAGCCTAGCCGAAGTAAAGGGGCTGGTGGATGAATACATGGCGCATTACAACGAAACGCGCAAGCAATGGAACCTAAAAAAGATGACTCCGGCACAATACCGAAGTCATCTGATCGCAGCCTAG
- a CDS encoding IS3 family transposase — protein MPGSRKRVAKKARSTREAGEETQLTPAEKLEAINAVVRKCQLKNLVEALCQTAGISRSGYYAWLEKVEQHAIREEQDYEDYLLLKSIYDAHRGKVGYRTFYMALAELLETPMNHKKILRLMRKFNLFAKIRRANPYKQIAKATQEHAVCPNLLNREFEQDEPGKVFVTDITYLPNRSGQMAYLSAVKDVATREIVAYEVTTTLTMEIVYHTLQKLKEALDENVHPEAMIHSDQGFHYTHPEYQRRVKKMKLTQSMSRRGNCLDNAPSNRFWAL, from the coding sequence ATACCTGGAAGCCGAAAACGAGTTGCTAAAAAAGCTCGAAGCACTCGAGAGGCAGGCGAAGAAACGCAGCTGACCCCAGCGGAAAAGTTAGAAGCGATCAATGCGGTGGTCCGGAAATGCCAACTGAAGAATTTGGTGGAGGCCCTATGCCAGACAGCGGGCATCAGTCGAAGTGGCTATTACGCTTGGTTGGAGAAAGTGGAACAGCACGCCATTCGCGAAGAACAGGACTATGAAGATTACCTGTTGCTTAAAAGCATCTACGATGCGCATCGTGGGAAAGTCGGGTATCGCACCTTTTATATGGCACTCGCTGAACTGCTCGAAACGCCGATGAACCACAAGAAGATTCTGCGCCTCATGCGCAAATTCAATCTCTTCGCCAAAATCCGACGAGCGAATCCTTACAAGCAAATCGCCAAAGCCACACAGGAGCACGCGGTCTGTCCAAACCTCTTAAACCGCGAGTTTGAACAAGACGAACCCGGGAAGGTGTTCGTGACCGATATTACGTACCTGCCCAACCGTTCGGGGCAAATGGCATATCTTTCTGCCGTGAAAGACGTCGCGACCCGAGAAATCGTCGCCTATGAAGTGACAACGACGCTCACAATGGAAATTGTGTACCACACCTTACAAAAGCTGAAGGAAGCGCTGGATGAAAATGTCCATCCAGAAGCGATGATTCATTCCGATCAAGGCTTCCACTATACCCACCCTGAATACCAACGACGCGTGAAGAAAATGAAATTGACCCAGTCGATGTCCCGCAGGGGCAACTGTCTCGACAATGCCCCATCGAATCGTTTTTGGGCACTTTAA
- a CDS encoding HTH domain-containing protein, which translates to MSKIIFNEHQRRTLEANPNVKTVSDRTIQYTPEFKVKAVNENLQGKGPAQIFAENGFDLTVIGSDKPKETLKRWRKTFRLYGEEGFWEERRGKGSTGRPSTQELSAEKKLEKAEARIKYLEAENELLKKLEALERQAKKRS; encoded by the coding sequence ATGAGTAAAATCATTTTTAACGAACATCAACGGCGCACATTGGAAGCGAATCCGAATGTCAAAACGGTTTCGGATCGAACGATTCAATACACACCTGAATTTAAGGTGAAAGCCGTCAATGAAAACTTGCAAGGCAAAGGACCAGCGCAAATTTTTGCCGAAAACGGTTTTGACCTGACGGTAATTGGATCGGACAAACCGAAAGAGACATTAAAACGTTGGCGGAAAACGTTCCGACTTTACGGCGAAGAAGGGTTTTGGGAAGAACGCCGTGGAAAAGGCAGTACCGGCCGCCCTTCTACTCAAGAGCTCTCTGCCGAGAAAAAGTTGGAGAAGGCGGAAGCGCGCATCAAATACCTGGAAGCCGAAAACGAGTTGCTAAAAAAGCTCGAAGCACTCGAGAGGCAGGCGAAGAAACGCAGCTGA
- a CDS encoding ABC transporter ATP-binding protein: MAGLTLTNIRKEYEKGVVSVQDFNLEIRDKEFLVLVGPSGCGKSTTLRMIAGLEEITDGDLYIGERRVNDVSPKDRDIAMVFQNYALYPHMSVYDNMAFSLKLRKMKKDEIKSRVANASSILGLDAYLDRKPKALSGGQRQRVALGRAIVRDAEVFLMDEPLSNLDAKLRVQMRTEIQKLHRRLQTTTIYVTHDQTEAMTMATRLVVMKDGFIQQVGSPKEVYDKPDNMFVGGFIGSPSMNFLRGKIVGDSFVMGDVKVLVPEGKLATLRDQGYKDKEIVLGIRPEDIHDEPLFLDHSPHTKVKAYVEVAELMGSEIILYSNVNEQDFVARVDARFNVESGQTIDMAFDMNKAHFFDSESELRIK, encoded by the coding sequence ATGGCAGGCTTAACTTTAACGAATATACGAAAAGAATACGAAAAAGGGGTCGTATCTGTTCAGGACTTCAATTTGGAAATCCGCGATAAAGAGTTTCTAGTACTCGTCGGGCCTTCAGGCTGCGGCAAGTCCACTACTTTGCGCATGATCGCAGGCTTGGAAGAAATCACAGACGGCGATTTGTACATCGGCGAAAGACGCGTCAACGACGTTTCACCGAAAGACCGCGACATCGCCATGGTGTTCCAGAACTATGCATTGTATCCGCATATGAGCGTTTACGACAATATGGCGTTCAGCTTGAAACTGCGTAAAATGAAGAAAGATGAAATCAAGTCACGCGTGGCCAACGCTTCCAGCATTCTCGGCCTTGATGCTTATCTGGACCGCAAACCGAAAGCGCTCTCAGGCGGACAACGTCAGCGTGTCGCTCTCGGGCGTGCCATCGTGCGCGATGCAGAAGTGTTCTTGATGGATGAGCCATTGTCCAACTTGGATGCCAAACTGCGCGTACAGATGCGCACCGAGATCCAAAAGCTGCATCGCCGCCTGCAGACGACGACTATTTATGTCACGCACGACCAGACAGAAGCGATGACGATGGCGACACGCCTTGTTGTCATGAAAGATGGCTTTATCCAGCAAGTCGGCTCACCAAAAGAAGTATACGACAAGCCGGACAATATGTTTGTCGGCGGTTTCATCGGTTCGCCGTCCATGAACTTCCTGCGCGGGAAAATCGTTGGCGATTCGTTCGTCATGGGCGATGTCAAAGTGCTCGTCCCTGAAGGCAAGCTTGCGACACTGCGCGACCAAGGCTATAAAGATAAGGAAATCGTTCTCGGCATTCGTCCGGAAGACATCCACGATGAACCTTTGTTCCTCGACCATTCACCGCATACAAAAGTGAAAGCTTATGTAGAAGTGGCGGAATTGATGGGCTCGGAAATCATTCTTTATTCGAATGTGAACGAACAGGATTTCGTCGCACGCGTCGATGCCCGCTTCAATGTAGAATCCGGCCAGACGATCGACATGGCCTTCGATATGAATAAAGCCCATTTCTTCGATAGCGAATCGGAATTGCGTATTAAATAA